In Alcaligenes faecalis, the sequence TTCGGTAACGAGGATTACGAGATCAATCGCTACGACCAGAATATGGGCCAATGGGTCCAGGCAGCCGTGCGTAATCAGGTGTCCTTGAATCTGCTCAATATTGGTCAGGCCTCGATTATCAGTGTTGGAGTGACGGCCTTGCTGTTCATGTCGGCGCAAGGTGTGCTGGCCGGGACCATGACAGTGGGTGATGTGGTGCTGGTGTCCGCCTTCCTGACCCAGCTTTATGCACCTTTGAACTTCCTGGGCTTTGTTTACCGCGAGATCAAGAATTCCCTGGCCGATATGGAGCGCCTGTTCTCCTTGCTGCGTCGCAAGCAAGAGGTGAAAGATGCGCCGAATGCCCAGGTCTTGTCCTGTGAGCAGGCGGGTGTGCGTTTCGAGAACGTCAGCTTTGCTTACGACAGCCGTCGCAAAGTCATTCAGAACCTGAGTTTCGAGATCCCTGCGGGCAAGACAGTTGCCGTGGTGGGCTCTTCGGGCGCGGGTAAATCTACTTTGTCGCGTCTTTTGTTCCGTTTCTACGATGTGACAGAAGGCCGCATCCTGTTCAATGGCCGTGAGTTGCGCGAATGGACGCAGGAAAGCTTGCGTCGTCATATCGGTATCGTTCCCCAGGACACGGTCCTGTTCAACGATACGATTTTGCACAATATTGCCTATGGCCGTCCCGAGGCCAGCAAAGAGCAAATCGTGGCTGCGGCCAGTGCAGCCAGTATTCATGACTTCATCGAAAGCCTGCCCGATGGTTACGAGACCATCGTGGGCGAACGTGGTTTGAAATTGTCCGGGGGCGAAAAGCAGCGCGTGGCCATTGCCCGTACCTTGCTGAAGAACCCGCCGGTGCTGATTCTGGATGAAGCCACCAGTGCGCTGGATACGCGCACGGA encodes:
- a CDS encoding ABCB family ABC transporter ATP-binding protein/permease, yielding MRVPPRPEVLDGVSGGLSTLKSLFPYVWRFKTRVVLALSCLLLAKVATVMMPIYLKQVIDALSLPATALMLPVAALLGYGAVRLASSAFGEIRDALFARVTQGSVRLIANHVFRHLLDLSLRFHTERQTGGLSRDIERGTKGISFLLNFLVFNILPTLLEIALVCGILLWRYDWTFAAVTLGTIAAYIVFTLLVTERRMRYRRAMNDLDSRANSRAIDALLNYETVKYFGNEDYEINRYDQNMGQWVQAAVRNQVSLNLLNIGQASIISVGVTALLFMSAQGVLAGTMTVGDVVLVSAFLTQLYAPLNFLGFVYREIKNSLADMERLFSLLRRKQEVKDAPNAQVLSCEQAGVRFENVSFAYDSRRKVIQNLSFEIPAGKTVAVVGSSGAGKSTLSRLLFRFYDVTEGRILFNGRELREWTQESLRRHIGIVPQDTVLFNDTILHNIAYGRPEASKEQIVAAASAASIHDFIESLPDGYETIVGERGLKLSGGEKQRVAIARTLLKNPPVLILDEATSALDTRTERAIQAELNEIARDRTTLIIAHRLSTITDADLILVLERGQIVEQGTHSELLALDGAYARMWNIQQSLEG